The DNA region CGCCACAAAACTATTTAGCACAAGAAGGTAACGCTGAAACTGCTTCTTCTACAAATTTGAAGAATAGCAATGACGCAGAAAAAATTAGTTGATGATACCACCAACTATGACGAAGAAAACGATTTTATTCGTGCAATTCCTTATGATTTTCGTGTTCGCCATGATCGTGGCTACATGCTTTATTTATTTTTGCATCTTTAGAAGAAAATTCTGTTAAATAACCTATTTTTTCAATCGCTTTTACTAAGCTTTCTTTATTTTGTTTAGTGGCATCGTAGTGAATCGTAACTATTTTTGTTTCTAACTCGGCAACCACATTCATCACCCCATCGACTTTAACCAATTCTTTTTCAATCAATGCCTTACCATTTGCACAATGAAAAAAAGTTTTGATTTTGATTTCAGATTTTTCTTGAGCAAAT from Bacteroidales bacterium includes:
- a CDS encoding heavy-metal-associated domain-containing protein produces the protein MKNLFLTALFLVMSVFLFAQEKSEIKIKTFFHCANGKALIEKELVKVDGVMNVVAELETKIVTIHYDATKQNKESLVKAIEKIGYLTEFSSKDAKINKACSHDHGEHENHKELHE